One window of Desulfarculus baarsii DSM 2075 genomic DNA carries:
- a CDS encoding helix-turn-helix domain-containing protein — MLSTDDIWAELKRRRITAKAIAANLGVSTSTVTRTINGDTRTPSPSIIAEVSRLIGVGPEFLRPGRSPEQKPIKTLPACAMSNPSSDRTKSAVSPDTTPANCGRKAAQGQQKPAELTAKPSGRAA; from the coding sequence ATGCTCAGCACCGACGACATTTGGGCGGAACTCAAACGCCGGCGGATCACGGCCAAGGCCATCGCGGCCAATCTCGGTGTGTCCACATCCACGGTCACGCGCACGATCAACGGCGACACCCGGACGCCGAGCCCGAGCATCATTGCCGAGGTGAGCCGCCTGATCGGGGTTGGCCCCGAATTTCTGCGCCCAGGCCGCTCTCCCGAGCAAAAGCCTATCAAGACCTTACCCGCTTGCGCAATGTCTAATCCAAGTTCAGATCGGACAAAAAGCGCGGTTTCGCCTGACACAACCCCCGCAAATTGTGGCCGAAAAGCGGCGCAAGGTCAACAAAAGCCCGCCGAGTTGACAGCCAAGCCCAGCGGGAGGGCCGCCTGA
- a CDS encoding OmpA family protein — MPPEKKIKKGSPPWMATFADLSTLLLTFFVLLLSMANMDVQKFREMLGSVQAAFGVQYEVQGDFQPVAVPTAAPSAQNAAAPSRRISEARAAMESRQMSEQVQNFVNETGLGSEVNVNAGNKGVRLRVKGHLFFEPGGAEIRQEAKKLLEGIAKVTKKFDFYLTVEGHTDDQPISTPRFPSNWELSAARAAAVLRYLAGDGVPEKRMSAIGYASSFPIAANTSEAGRNKNRRVEFVFTKQPPRLGID; from the coding sequence TTGCCGCCCGAGAAAAAAATCAAAAAAGGCTCTCCGCCCTGGATGGCCACCTTTGCCGACTTATCCACGCTTTTGCTGACCTTTTTCGTCTTGTTGCTTTCGATGGCCAACATGGACGTGCAGAAGTTTCGCGAGATGCTGGGTTCGGTGCAGGCGGCCTTTGGCGTGCAATACGAGGTGCAGGGCGATTTTCAGCCCGTGGCCGTCCCCACGGCGGCGCCGAGCGCGCAAAACGCCGCCGCGCCCAGCCGGCGCATCTCCGAGGCCAGGGCGGCCATGGAGTCGCGCCAGATGTCCGAACAGGTGCAAAATTTCGTCAACGAGACCGGCCTGGGCAGCGAGGTCAACGTCAACGCCGGCAACAAAGGCGTGCGGCTGCGCGTCAAGGGGCACCTGTTCTTCGAGCCGGGCGGGGCCGAGATTCGCCAAGAGGCCAAAAAGCTTTTGGAAGGCATCGCCAAGGTCACCAAAAAGTTCGACTTTTACCTGACCGTCGAGGGCCACACCGACGATCAACCCATCTCCACGCCGCGTTTTCCGTCCAACTGGGAGCTAAGCGCCGCCAGGGCCGCGGCGGTTTTGCGCTACCTGGCCGGCGACGGCGTGCCCGAAAAGCGCATGTCGGCCATTGGTTACGCCAGCAGCTTTCCCATCGCCGCCAACACCAGCGAAGCCGGCCGCAACAAAAATCGCCGGGTTGAGTTTGTTTTCACCAAACAACCGCCGCGACTTGGCATAGACTGA
- a CDS encoding BtrH N-terminal domain-containing protein, with amino-acid sequence MVLLPVTHQPGRHCASSGARDLACFHGLELSEAMCFGLGAGLGLWLMEAASPSRLIHLRSHDMEAQFFRRIGQDFRWTRFVDGPASHQGLIAALDDGRPALLRSDIYHLPYYNTKTHFPGHVIVAWGYDQAAEEFLLSDTERSELQRTPFAAVQLARFSTDGYFKMNGDMYAPAALTDPGPLAPAVAQAIVFCSRRLLEGHGGHGGLTDMARWLAQMPAWGELPDWRWTTRFCYQMIERRGTGGGGFRLMYADFLDEAAELLPEVGRLKLPALMRALAADWTALAMALKDASERDAPDFGRATEALAAVARAEVQYHRQAVLLA; translated from the coding sequence ATGGTTCTATTGCCGGTGACTCACCAGCCGGGCCGGCACTGCGCCAGCAGCGGCGCGCGGGATCTGGCCTGCTTTCACGGGCTGGAGCTGAGCGAGGCCATGTGCTTTGGCCTGGGGGCGGGGCTGGGCCTGTGGCTGATGGAGGCCGCCTCGCCCAGCCGATTGATCCACCTGCGCTCCCACGACATGGAAGCCCAGTTTTTCCGGCGCATCGGCCAGGATTTTCGCTGGACGCGCTTTGTCGACGGCCCGGCCAGCCACCAGGGTCTCATCGCCGCGCTCGATGATGGTCGGCCGGCTCTTTTGCGCAGCGATATTTATCACTTGCCATATTATAACACCAAAACGCACTTTCCCGGCCACGTCATCGTGGCCTGGGGCTACGACCAGGCCGCCGAGGAGTTTCTGCTCAGCGACACCGAGAGGTCGGAGTTGCAGCGCACGCCCTTCGCGGCCGTGCAACTGGCCCGTTTCAGCACCGACGGTTATTTCAAGATGAACGGCGACATGTACGCCCCGGCGGCCTTGACCGACCCCGGCCCCCTGGCCCCGGCCGTGGCCCAGGCCATTGTTTTTTGCAGCCGGCGCTTGCTCGAAGGTCACGGCGGCCACGGCGGCTTGACGGACATGGCGCGCTGGTTGGCCCAGATGCCGGCCTGGGGCGAGCTGCCCGATTGGCGTTGGACGACCAGGTTCTGCTATCAGATGATCGAACGACGCGGCACCGGCGGCGGCGGTTTTCGGCTGATGTACGCCGATTTTCTGGACGAGGCGGCGGAGCTGCTGCCGGAGGTGGGCCGGTTGAAGCTGCCGGCGCTGATGCGCGCCCTGGCCGCGGACTGGACCGCGCTGGCCATGGCCCTCAAGGACGCCTCCGAGCGCGACGCGCCCGATTTCGGCCGCGCGACCGAGGCCCTGGCGGCGGTGGCGCGGGCCGAAGTCCAATACCATCGCCAGGCGGTTCTGCTGGCTTAA
- a CDS encoding FapA family protein: protein MPEEQPKTTKAEFKDKLALEVSEDRMEARLSGEVPEGADRKQVQYAITEALKKSGVRYGMDAQAMRQAIEALLAGQRVQGLVVARGQAPVRGEDAAITPLVDFGAGVVGRVNKKGIVDFRDRGPIPTVQPGTVLATLKKGLRGEPGRDVLGKLVHPPEVRMLRLLPGDGVRIDDDGATVSAAVEGMPDRPEEERFVVQSVLDIAGDVDLNTGHIEFPGAVRVQGTIRSDFKVKCYGLTAETVEPRAIIDVKADVVVYGGIMGAVVRAGGNVMARFVRDARVVCNGDMNIDTEIIQSKLQAGGHIRVSGLESRIVDSHIAAIKGVQAGDVLCSRREATMIRIGVNPEFEKQYFANKRALESLVNQRDQIMEAVDAQKTELAGTEEELRHMIEAFHSMEGVKDREVHLTQINMIKPLREALKQGVAQGTLRLGEMVFEIQRLREQIARMEAVAPQGAIWLDVRGRAEQGVEIRTPRASLVLENTHQGFSAREATIQDKQTGEERPTVKLSRLRTTAA, encoded by the coding sequence TTGCCAGAAGAACAGCCGAAAACCACCAAGGCAGAGTTCAAGGACAAGCTGGCGCTTGAGGTCTCGGAAGATCGCATGGAGGCGCGGCTTTCCGGCGAGGTGCCCGAGGGGGCCGACCGCAAGCAGGTGCAGTACGCCATCACCGAGGCCCTGAAGAAAAGCGGCGTGCGTTATGGCATGGACGCCCAGGCCATGCGCCAGGCCATCGAGGCCCTGCTGGCCGGCCAGCGCGTGCAAGGCCTGGTGGTGGCCAGGGGCCAGGCCCCGGTCAGGGGCGAGGATGCGGCGATTACGCCGTTGGTCGACTTTGGCGCGGGAGTGGTCGGCCGGGTCAACAAAAAGGGCATCGTCGATTTTCGTGACCGGGGGCCGATTCCCACCGTGCAGCCGGGCACGGTGCTGGCCACGCTGAAAAAGGGCCTGCGCGGCGAGCCGGGCCGCGACGTGTTGGGCAAGCTGGTCCATCCGCCGGAGGTGCGCATGCTGCGCCTGCTGCCGGGCGATGGCGTGCGGATCGACGATGATGGGGCCACCGTGTCGGCGGCGGTGGAGGGCATGCCCGATCGGCCCGAGGAAGAACGCTTCGTGGTGCAGAGCGTTCTGGACATCGCCGGCGACGTGGACTTGAACACCGGCCATATCGAGTTCCCCGGCGCGGTGCGCGTGCAGGGCACGATCCGCTCCGACTTCAAGGTCAAATGCTATGGCCTGACCGCCGAGACCGTCGAGCCCAGGGCCATCATCGACGTCAAGGCCGACGTGGTGGTCTACGGCGGGATCATGGGCGCGGTGGTGCGGGCCGGCGGCAACGTCATGGCCCGCTTCGTGCGCGACGCCAGGGTCGTCTGCAACGGCGACATGAACATCGACACCGAGATCATCCAGAGCAAATTGCAGGCCGGCGGCCATATTCGGGTCAGCGGCCTGGAGTCGCGCATCGTCGACAGCCACATCGCGGCGATCAAGGGCGTTCAGGCCGGCGACGTGCTCTGCTCGCGGCGCGAGGCGACGATGATCCGCATCGGGGTCAACCCCGAGTTCGAAAAGCAATACTTCGCCAACAAGCGCGCCCTGGAGTCCCTGGTCAACCAGCGCGACCAGATCATGGAGGCGGTCGACGCCCAGAAGACCGAGTTGGCGGGCACCGAGGAAGAACTGCGCCACATGATCGAGGCCTTTCATTCCATGGAGGGCGTCAAAGATCGCGAGGTGCATCTGACGCAGATCAACATGATCAAGCCCCTGCGCGAAGCCCTCAAACAGGGGGTGGCCCAGGGCACGCTCCGGCTGGGCGAGATGGTCTTCGAGATTCAGCGCCTGCGCGAGCAGATCGCCCGCATGGAGGCCGTGGCGCCCCAGGGCGCGATTTGGCTGGATGTGCGGGGCAGGGCCGAGCAGGGCGTGGAAATCCGCACGCCCAGGGCCAGCCTGGTGCTGGAAAACACCCACCAGGGCTTTTCGGCCCGCGAGGCCACGATCCAGGACAAGCAAACCGGCGAGGAGCGACCGACCGTGAAGCTCTCCAGGCTGCGCACGACCGCCGCCTGA
- a CDS encoding SpoIIE family protein phosphatase, giving the protein MNDNILEQASAEAILDHTGEGIYVTDLDCRIVFWNKPAERITGWKASEVVGRRCRDDILVHIDRHGNSLCMPGRCPLHRAMASGEPCAASLVFANHREGRRIPVAISVSPLFGKDGRVIGGVEVFRDESERMRQLEQARRIQRHALSAELPRKGVSVHALYKPQEMVGGDFYQVEATPDGYALILADFAGHGLGAALYTMTMRTLWQENSRHLQHPAKLMSRINQTLEKLTVGDSFATAFAAHVEPVSGLMTYSSAGHTTAMLRAVDGGVSLLGPTDLALGMLAETQFIQESLIIKPGELLLVYSDAALETADLAGRMFGQDRLAGILTQADPDQPDQLLTDIEQALLNHAQSPNLDDDLTMLTVALAPRD; this is encoded by the coding sequence ATGAACGACAACATCCTCGAACAGGCCTCGGCCGAAGCCATCCTCGACCACACCGGCGAAGGCATCTACGTCACCGACCTGGACTGCCGCATCGTTTTTTGGAACAAGCCGGCCGAGCGCATCACCGGCTGGAAAGCCTCCGAGGTGGTCGGCCGCCGCTGCCGTGACGACATCTTGGTGCACATCGACCGCCACGGCAACAGCCTGTGCATGCCCGGCCGCTGCCCCCTGCACAGGGCCATGGCCAGCGGCGAGCCGTGCGCGGCCAGCCTGGTCTTCGCCAATCACCGCGAAGGCCGGCGCATCCCCGTGGCCATCTCCGTTTCGCCGCTTTTTGGCAAGGATGGCCGTGTCATCGGCGGAGTGGAGGTCTTCAGGGACGAAAGCGAGCGCATGCGCCAACTGGAACAGGCCCGGCGCATCCAGCGTCACGCCCTCAGCGCCGAACTGCCCCGAAAAGGCGTGAGCGTTCACGCCCTTTACAAGCCCCAGGAAATGGTCGGCGGCGATTTCTATCAGGTCGAAGCCACGCCCGACGGCTACGCCCTGATACTGGCCGATTTCGCCGGCCACGGCCTGGGCGCGGCCCTCTACACCATGACCATGCGCACCCTCTGGCAGGAAAACAGCCGCCACCTGCAACACCCGGCCAAACTCATGAGCCGCATCAACCAGACCTTGGAAAAGCTCACCGTCGGCGACAGCTTCGCCACGGCCTTCGCCGCCCACGTCGAGCCAGTCAGCGGCCTGATGACCTATTCCTCGGCCGGGCACACCACGGCCATGCTGCGCGCGGTCGATGGCGGCGTCAGCCTGCTGGGGCCCACCGACCTGGCCTTGGGCATGCTGGCCGAAACACAGTTCATCCAGGAATCGCTGATCATCAAGCCCGGCGAACTGCTGCTGGTATACTCGGACGCGGCCCTGGAGACCGCCGACCTGGCCGGCCGCATGTTCGGTCAGGATCGCCTGGCGGGCATCCTGACCCAGGCCGACCCCGATCAACCCGACCAGCTATTGACCGACATCGAACAGGCCCTGCTGAACCACGCGCAATCACCCAATCTGGATGACGATCTGACCATGCTCACCGTGGCGCTGGCCCCCCGCGATTGA
- a CDS encoding ABC-F family ATP-binding cassette domain-containing protein: MITLHDVHKFYGKQDVLRGVDLHVGPNMRLGLVGPNGAGKSTLLGLMLGQIEPDQGSVFRAKNLRMGYLPQDLLKLSGRTILELATDTGDSLAEVEAELEQVHAELANEKDPQAAAELMARQGQLQSVFENLGGYDLESRAQRVLAGLGFRQEQLDREVSELSGGWLMRAALARILLSAPDVILLDEPTNHLDMESLLWLENQLTQMPCSLVLVSHDRVFLDKVVNRIVEVDEGRIFVYGGGYSEYEQQRASRRKAQQAAYDAQQERIREMERFIERNRSRKSSAAQVQGRIKALEKMERLKPPHEDESISLELPPADRSAKVVVELLDVDLSYGPKQVYKGLNFIVERGDRIVLLGRNGAGKSSLLRLLTGAVEPTGGRRLVGGRVKMGVFNQHAMEDLDPERDALTELSTVAGMMPQSRQRAILGAFLFRGDDVFKKVKVLSGGERSRLTLAKLLIARPNFLLLDEPTNHLDLTSRMVLERALQEYDGTLVLISHDRHLVNIVANKIAHVEEGRVTLLPGNFDDFQRLWKKRLPQGGLEPEPMGPGGPAAPLEQAGEADAAGAKKSAEQKRREAQARNELYRKLKPLRDELANVEHKLAQATAAVDELVAEMVAPQAYADADRWRELSTRHHEAVQRLEKVSQRWERVALELEELEARHKEL; this comes from the coding sequence ATGATCACCCTACACGACGTACACAAATTTTATGGCAAGCAAGATGTCCTGCGCGGCGTGGACCTGCACGTGGGCCCCAACATGCGCCTGGGCCTGGTGGGCCCCAACGGCGCGGGCAAATCCACCCTGCTGGGCCTGATGCTGGGCCAGATCGAGCCCGACCAGGGCTCGGTGTTCCGCGCCAAGAATCTGCGCATGGGCTATCTGCCCCAAGACCTGCTCAAACTCAGCGGCCGCACCATCCTGGAACTGGCCACCGACACCGGCGACAGCCTGGCCGAGGTCGAGGCCGAGTTGGAGCAGGTCCACGCCGAGCTGGCCAACGAAAAAGACCCCCAGGCCGCCGCCGAGCTGATGGCCCGTCAGGGCCAGTTGCAGAGCGTCTTTGAAAACCTGGGCGGCTACGACCTGGAATCCCGCGCCCAGCGGGTGTTGGCCGGGCTGGGCTTTCGCCAGGAGCAGCTCGACCGCGAGGTCAGCGAGCTTTCCGGCGGTTGGCTGATGCGCGCGGCCCTGGCCCGCATCTTGCTCTCGGCCCCGGACGTGATCCTCCTCGACGAGCCCACCAACCACCTGGACATGGAGTCGTTGCTGTGGTTGGAAAACCAGCTCACGCAGATGCCCTGCTCGCTGGTGCTGGTCAGCCACGACCGCGTGTTTCTCGATAAGGTCGTCAACCGCATCGTCGAGGTGGACGAGGGCCGCATCTTCGTCTACGGCGGCGGCTATTCCGAATACGAACAACAGCGGGCCAGCCGACGCAAGGCCCAGCAGGCGGCCTACGACGCCCAGCAAGAGCGCATCCGCGAGATGGAGCGCTTCATCGAGCGCAACCGCTCGCGCAAATCCAGCGCCGCCCAGGTCCAGGGGCGCATCAAGGCCCTGGAAAAGATGGAGCGCCTCAAGCCGCCCCACGAGGACGAATCGATCTCGTTGGAGCTGCCGCCGGCCGACCGCTCGGCCAAGGTCGTCGTCGAGTTGCTCGACGTCGATCTGTCCTATGGCCCAAAGCAGGTCTACAAGGGGCTCAACTTCATCGTCGAGCGCGGCGACCGCATCGTGCTGTTGGGCCGCAACGGCGCGGGCAAGTCCTCGCTGCTGCGCCTGCTGACCGGGGCCGTGGAGCCCACCGGCGGCCGGCGGCTGGTGGGCGGCCGGGTCAAGATGGGCGTGTTCAACCAGCACGCCATGGAAGACCTCGACCCCGAACGTGACGCCCTCACCGAGCTTTCCACCGTGGCCGGCATGATGCCCCAGAGCCGTCAGCGCGCGATTCTGGGCGCGTTCCTGTTCCGCGGCGACGACGTGTTCAAAAAAGTCAAGGTGCTAAGCGGCGGCGAGCGCAGCCGGCTGACCCTGGCCAAGCTCTTGATCGCCCGGCCCAACTTCCTGCTGCTCGACGAGCCCACCAACCACCTGGATCTCACCAGCCGCATGGTGCTCGAACGGGCCCTGCAAGAATACGACGGCACCCTGGTGTTGATCAGCCACGATCGGCATCTGGTCAACATCGTCGCCAACAAGATCGCCCACGTCGAGGAAGGCCGGGTGACGCTGCTGCCCGGCAATTTCGACGATTTTCAGCGTCTGTGGAAAAAGCGCCTGCCCCAGGGCGGCCTGGAGCCGGAGCCTATGGGCCCCGGCGGCCCCGCCGCGCCGCTCGAGCAAGCCGGCGAGGCCGACGCCGCCGGCGCCAAAAAATCGGCCGAGCAAAAACGCCGCGAGGCCCAGGCCCGCAACGAGCTCTATCGCAAGCTCAAGCCCCTGCGCGACGAGTTGGCCAACGTCGAGCACAAGTTGGCCCAGGCCACCGCCGCGGTCGACGAGCTTGTCGCCGAGATGGTCGCGCCCCAGGCCTACGCCGACGCCGATCGCTGGCGCGAGCTGTCCACGCGGCACCACGAGGCTGTCCAGCGCCTGGAAAAGGTCAGCCAGCGCTGGGAGCGGGTGGCCCTGGAGCTGGAAGAACTGGAAGCCCGGCACAAAGAGCTTTAA
- a CDS encoding XRE family transcriptional regulator produces MPSKMLPLPPEIGDRVKAARESFGYNQKDFAELLAIGQSTLSRIENGERPPSPELLYRLALKFPSVDLRELLVGYPSCHICDNEPQLVINVLENDLATGQDIAAADYLAVPLVDGKIAAGLGSVVWEDVQSVVLACRAELGNKRHLVSVKVCGDSMSPTVPDGATVVIDRDDWRPSGNRRHIWAIRDQWGGAAIKRLFKVDDGLLVISDNFDQYPPQPAWTADLRKLVIGRVVWMCRKLE; encoded by the coding sequence ATGCCAAGCAAGATGCTGCCTCTCCCGCCTGAAATTGGCGACCGCGTCAAGGCCGCCAGGGAGAGCTTTGGATATAATCAGAAAGATTTTGCAGAGTTACTTGCCATTGGCCAAAGCACGTTATCCCGAATTGAAAACGGTGAGCGCCCACCAAGCCCTGAACTTCTCTATAGATTGGCCCTCAAGTTTCCGTCCGTAGACCTGCGAGAGCTCCTTGTCGGCTATCCCTCTTGTCATATTTGCGACAATGAACCGCAGCTGGTTATCAATGTCCTAGAAAATGATCTGGCAACTGGGCAGGACATAGCCGCTGCTGACTATTTGGCTGTCCCATTGGTTGATGGCAAAATTGCGGCTGGCCTCGGTTCAGTAGTCTGGGAGGATGTGCAATCCGTGGTATTGGCCTGCAGAGCCGAGCTGGGAAATAAACGACATTTGGTAAGCGTAAAGGTTTGCGGTGACAGCATGAGCCCAACCGTGCCCGATGGCGCGACAGTCGTGATCGACAGAGACGACTGGAGGCCATCCGGTAACCGTAGACATATTTGGGCAATACGAGATCAATGGGGCGGGGCGGCCATTAAGCGTTTATTCAAGGTCGATGATGGCCTATTGGTGATCAGTGATAATTTCGACCAATACCCACCTCAACCAGCCTGGACAGCTGACCTCCGCAAGTTGGTGATTGGCCGTGTCGTTTGGATGTGTCGCAAGTTAGAGTGA
- a CDS encoding NupC/NupG family nucleoside CNT transporter, translating into MQAAPWYYNVISLIGLLMVTFLSGLCGLGRGPVPWRTVIWGLILQLALAFFFFAVPAGGQAMLALNDVFLTLLASAKAGATFLFGPLAISPGQPGSIGFVFAVQALSTVVFFMACMAILYQLGLMQRVVRLLARLLARTMGLSGAESLGVASSIMVGAEMAGVVRPYLPEMTRSELFMLLTAAMATVASTVMGVIVANLHMYFPNIAGHLISASVISAPAAAVVAKLMEPETGQPLTAGQVVDPHFGRYDGVMEAVSAGALDGVKLAVGIAAMLLAFLSLTALLDQILSWLTGLVGLEGVGLKEVLTWLAWPFAVLMGVPLEDAPKVAALIGQRALVTELPAYAELANMLARGDLAYSRSAVIASYALCGFAHVGSVAIFVGGFGALAPGRVGELARLGFKALWAATLVTVMTGCVAGLFAWGGRSILGIVH; encoded by the coding sequence ATGCAAGCCGCGCCCTGGTACTACAACGTGATCAGCCTGATCGGCTTGTTGATGGTGACGTTCTTGTCGGGCCTGTGCGGCCTGGGGCGGGGCCCCGTGCCCTGGCGCACGGTGATCTGGGGCCTGATTTTGCAACTCGCGCTGGCTTTTTTCTTTTTTGCCGTGCCGGCTGGCGGTCAGGCCATGCTGGCGCTCAACGACGTTTTTCTGACCCTGCTGGCCAGCGCCAAGGCCGGCGCCACGTTTCTTTTTGGGCCGCTGGCCATCTCGCCGGGTCAGCCGGGCTCGATCGGCTTTGTCTTTGCCGTGCAGGCGCTGAGCACGGTGGTGTTTTTCATGGCCTGCATGGCCATTTTATATCAGCTTGGGCTGATGCAGCGCGTGGTGCGGCTGCTGGCCAGGTTGCTCGCGCGGACGATGGGCCTCAGCGGGGCCGAAAGCCTGGGTGTGGCCAGCAGCATCATGGTCGGGGCGGAAATGGCCGGGGTGGTGCGTCCCTATCTGCCGGAGATGACCCGCTCGGAGCTGTTCATGCTGCTGACGGCGGCCATGGCCACGGTGGCCAGCACGGTCATGGGCGTGATCGTGGCCAATCTCCACATGTATTTCCCCAACATCGCCGGGCACTTGATCAGCGCATCGGTCATTTCGGCCCCGGCGGCGGCGGTGGTGGCCAAACTGATGGAGCCCGAGACCGGCCAGCCCTTGACCGCCGGCCAGGTGGTCGACCCCCACTTTGGCCGCTACGACGGCGTGATGGAGGCCGTCAGCGCAGGCGCGTTGGACGGCGTGAAGCTGGCGGTGGGCATCGCGGCGATGTTGCTTGCCTTCCTCAGCCTCACGGCCCTGCTCGATCAGATCTTGAGTTGGCTGACTGGCCTGGTGGGCCTGGAGGGCGTGGGGCTCAAAGAGGTGCTGACCTGGCTGGCCTGGCCCTTTGCCGTGCTGATGGGCGTGCCGCTGGAGGACGCGCCCAAGGTGGCCGCGTTGATCGGCCAGCGGGCCCTGGTCACCGAACTGCCGGCCTACGCCGAGTTGGCCAACATGCTGGCGCGGGGCGATTTGGCCTACAGCCGTAGCGCCGTTATCGCCTCCTACGCCCTTTGTGGTTTCGCCCACGTCGGTTCGGTGGCCATCTTCGTTGGCGGCTTTGGCGCGCTGGCCCCCGGGCGGGTGGGGGAACTGGCCCGGTTGGGCTTCAAGGCCCTGTGGGCGGCGACGTTGGTCACGGTGATGACCGGCTGCGTGGCGGGGTTGTTCGCCTGGGGCGGCCGATCAATATTGGGAATTGTCCATTGA
- a CDS encoding motility protein A, whose product MDLGTIIGIVVGLVLVVVSILLSGSLVAFIDVPSILIVIGGTISATLVAYPMSAVVRSMKASMSIFFQPRIDHVGTVRELLKAADAVRKEGPLALEKMKPPSEFMGTAFQLVADGMRPEDIRHVLTIEAEAAYSRSMEVIGVMEKMAELAPAWGMIGTLIGLVIMLLNLSDPSAIGPAMAVALLTTFYGALWANFLLSPGATKLEERAGRQSEDFKLVIEGAMGMARNENPRQIQQRLMGFMPPSDRAELQAKAMAKKKA is encoded by the coding sequence GTGGATCTCGGAACAATCATCGGCATAGTGGTCGGCCTGGTTCTGGTGGTGGTCAGCATCCTGTTGTCGGGCAGTTTGGTGGCCTTTATCGACGTGCCGTCCATCCTCATCGTCATCGGCGGCACCATTTCGGCCACCCTGGTGGCTTATCCCATGAGCGCCGTGGTCAGGTCGATGAAGGCTTCGATGAGTATTTTTTTTCAGCCGCGCATCGACCACGTGGGCACGGTGCGCGAGCTTCTCAAGGCCGCCGACGCCGTGCGCAAGGAAGGCCCCCTGGCCCTGGAAAAGATGAAGCCGCCCAGCGAGTTCATGGGCACGGCCTTTCAACTGGTGGCCGACGGCATGCGGCCCGAGGACATCCGCCACGTGCTGACCATCGAGGCCGAAGCAGCCTATTCGCGCAGCATGGAGGTCATCGGCGTCATGGAAAAGATGGCTGAACTGGCCCCGGCCTGGGGCATGATCGGCACGCTGATCGGCCTGGTGATCATGCTGTTGAACCTCTCTGACCCCAGCGCCATCGGCCCGGCCATGGCCGTGGCCCTGCTGACGACCTTCTACGGCGCGTTGTGGGCCAACTTTCTGCTTTCACCGGGGGCCACCAAGCTGGAGGAGCGCGCCGGCCGACAGAGCGAGGACTTCAAGCTGGTCATCGAGGGGGCCATGGGCATGGCTCGCAACGAAAACCCCCGCCAGATCCAGCAACGCCTGATGGGCTTCATGCCGCCGTCGGATCGCGCCGAGCTTCAGGCCAAGGCCATGGCCAAGAAGAAGGCCTAG